The Prochlorococcus sp. MIT 1300 genome has a window encoding:
- the lysA gene encoding diaminopimelate decarboxylase — protein sequence MKSKTPYESNSDHLSPNRNIAPITTEINDEGALVIGGCDLPTLASRYGTPLYILDELTLRATCRGYIKALKNHYKGSSLPLYASKANSSLVLSKLVSSEGFGLDVVSEGELITALESGVKGEDIFLHGNNKSIEELSLAYDNDVTVVVDNNHDLDCLEEIVSSKPARLMLRLTPGIECHTHEYIKTGHLDSKFGFDPDQFEEVLLRLKNAPWARLTGLHAHIGSQIFELQPHRDLAVVLADALKLARDFGHPVDDLNVGGGLGIRYIKEDDPPSIDEWVAVISRSLEEACMERKLELPRLICEPGRSLVATAGVTLYRLGSRKVIPGIRTYLSVDGGMSDNPRPITYQSLYTACLAEAPLASGVETVTIAGKHCESGDVVIKRLELPPSKSGDVLVVFSTGAYNSSMSSNYNRIPRPATVMVQNGQSDLVQRREVPEDLIRLDVLPSRFGAVK from the coding sequence ATGAAAAGCAAAACCCCTTATGAGTCTAATTCTGATCATTTGAGTCCTAATCGTAATATTGCACCTATTACAACAGAGATTAATGATGAGGGTGCCTTAGTTATAGGAGGTTGTGATCTGCCTACCCTTGCCTCTCGTTACGGCACTCCTCTTTATATACTCGACGAATTAACTCTTAGAGCAACTTGTAGAGGTTATATAAAGGCATTGAAGAACCACTATAAAGGGAGTTCTTTACCTTTATACGCGTCTAAGGCTAATAGCTCATTGGTTCTTTCAAAACTTGTTTCTTCAGAGGGATTTGGTTTAGATGTAGTCTCTGAAGGGGAATTAATTACAGCTTTAGAAAGTGGAGTGAAAGGCGAAGATATTTTTTTACATGGAAATAATAAGTCTATCGAAGAGCTCTCGCTTGCATACGATAATGATGTAACTGTTGTCGTGGACAATAATCATGATCTTGATTGCTTAGAGGAAATAGTTTCGTCTAAGCCTGCGAGATTGATGTTGAGACTTACACCTGGTATTGAATGTCATACTCATGAATATATAAAGACTGGTCATCTGGATAGTAAGTTTGGATTTGACCCTGATCAATTTGAAGAGGTTCTTCTAAGACTTAAGAATGCTCCATGGGCTCGTCTAACAGGGCTTCATGCTCATATTGGCTCTCAGATTTTCGAACTTCAGCCTCATAGAGACTTGGCTGTAGTTTTAGCTGATGCATTAAAGCTTGCCAGAGACTTTGGGCACCCTGTAGATGACCTTAATGTTGGAGGTGGCCTTGGTATTAGATATATAAAGGAAGATGATCCACCTTCAATTGATGAATGGGTTGCTGTTATCTCTCGATCACTTGAGGAAGCATGTATGGAGAGAAAACTTGAATTGCCCCGTCTAATTTGTGAGCCAGGAAGATCTCTTGTAGCAACTGCAGGCGTAACACTGTATAGGTTGGGATCTCGAAAAGTTATTCCTGGTATTCGTACTTACCTTTCTGTTGACGGTGGGATGAGTGATAACCCCAGACCGATTACTTATCAATCTCTTTATACCGCTTGCTTAGCAGAAGCACCATTAGCTTCTGGAGTTGAAACGGTTACGATTGCTGGGAAGCATTGTGAGTCTGGAGATGTTGTGATCAAGAGACTTGAGTTGCCTCCTTCTAAAAGTGGAGATGTTTTGGTGGTTTTTTCAACGGGTGCATATAACTCTTCAATGAGTTCTAATTACAACAGGATTCCTCGGCCAGCAACTGTCATGGTTCAAAATGGACAATCGGATTTAGTCCAACGCAGAGAGGTTCCAGAGGACTTAATTAGGCTTGATGTTTTACCTTCGCGCTTCGGAGCTGTAAAGTAA
- a CDS encoding GNAT family N-acetyltransferase: MNQTIFPPDSDLHHVIELNISHLDSCIALDKLVLQGFWSKSHWEKELIDPQRLCIGIIQYSKLIAIASGWLVLNEVQLTLIEVHPKYRRKGFGQLVLSELLCRAYELGIRSATLEVAIDNESAKALYRKCGFEIVGLRRGFYKNGKDALMQTKKMPTEPNSP; this comes from the coding sequence ATGAATCAAACTATTTTCCCACCCGACAGTGACTTACATCACGTTATCGAACTCAATATCTCCCACTTAGATTCGTGCATAGCTCTTGACAAGCTCGTCTTGCAAGGCTTTTGGAGTAAAAGTCATTGGGAAAAGGAGCTTATCGATCCTCAACGTCTTTGCATTGGGATTATTCAATACTCCAAACTGATTGCTATTGCATCTGGTTGGCTTGTGCTAAACGAAGTTCAACTAACATTGATTGAAGTGCATCCCAAATATCGAAGGAAGGGCTTTGGTCAATTAGTGCTCTCAGAACTCCTTTGCAGAGCCTATGAATTGGGAATTCGTTCGGCGACATTAGAGGTAGCTATAGATAACGAATCTGCAAAAGCTCTCTACCGAAAGTGTGGCTTTGAAATAGTTGGTCTCCGCCGGGGTTTCTACAAAAATGGAAAAGATGCCCTCATGCAAACAAAAAAAATGCCCACAGAGCCAAATAGTCCTTAG
- a CDS encoding ATP-dependent Clp protease ATP-binding subunit — protein MFERFTEKAIKVIMLAQEEARRLGHNFVGTEQILLGLIGEGTGVAAKVLKSMGVNLKDARVEVEKIIGRGSGFVAVEIPFTPRAKRVLELSLEEARQLGHNYIGTEHLLLGLIREGEGVAARVLENLGVDLAKVRTQVIRMLGETAEVAAGGGGGGKGSMKTATLDEFGTNLTLLASESKLDPVVGRQNEIDRVIQILGRRTKNNPVLIGEPGVGKTAIAEGLAQRIHQGDIPDILEEKRVLTLDIGLLVAGTKYRGEFEERLKKIMEEIKTAGNVILVIDEVHTLIGAGAAEGAIDAANILKPALARGELQCIGATTLDEYRKHIERDAALERRFQPVMVGEPSIADTIEILRGLRERYEQHHRLRITDEALEAAANLGDRYISDRFLPDKAIDLIDEAGSRVRLLNSKLPPAAKEVDKELRKVQKEKEEAVRNQDFTKAGELREKEVELREKIRTVLQTSRPEENKNLEKEEKAEKENNSNSEAIKEQAKSVITGTNSSPVVDEEDIAHIVASWTGVPVQKLTESESIKLLNMEDTLHQRLIGQDEAVKAVSKAIRRARVGLKNPNRPIASFIFSGPTGVGKTELTKALATYFFGSEEAMIRLDMSEFMERHTVSKLIGSPPGYVGFNEGGQLTEAVRRRPYTVVLFDEIEKAHPDVFNLLLQLLEDGRLTDSKGRTVDFKNTLIIMTSNIGSKVIEKGGGGLGFEFSGENAEDSQYNRIRSLVNEELKQYFRPEFLNRLDEIIVFRQLTREEVKSIAEIMLEEVFSRIKEKGINLQVSDKFKERLVEEGYNPAYGARPLRRAVMRLLEDSLAEEVLSGRIKDGDNAIVDIDDEKKVVVKHLSTSTNTPELASAGV, from the coding sequence ATGTTCGAGCGGTTTACAGAAAAGGCAATCAAGGTGATCATGCTTGCCCAAGAGGAGGCTCGTCGCCTAGGGCATAATTTTGTAGGCACCGAGCAAATTCTCCTTGGGCTTATAGGTGAGGGGACTGGGGTTGCCGCAAAAGTTCTCAAGTCGATGGGTGTCAACCTCAAGGATGCTCGGGTTGAAGTCGAGAAGATCATTGGACGTGGATCTGGCTTCGTAGCAGTTGAAATCCCATTTACACCACGTGCAAAAAGAGTATTAGAACTTTCATTAGAAGAAGCTCGTCAGCTAGGCCACAACTACATCGGTACCGAGCATCTGTTATTAGGCCTTATACGAGAAGGTGAAGGAGTAGCAGCAAGAGTTCTAGAAAATCTTGGTGTTGACCTTGCCAAAGTAAGAACTCAAGTCATACGAATGCTTGGTGAAACTGCTGAAGTAGCTGCAGGCGGCGGCGGCGGTGGAAAAGGGTCTATGAAAACTGCCACCCTTGATGAATTCGGCACAAACCTCACACTTTTGGCTAGCGAGTCGAAATTAGATCCTGTTGTTGGAAGGCAAAATGAAATTGATCGAGTAATTCAGATTCTCGGAAGACGTACAAAAAACAACCCTGTACTCATAGGAGAGCCTGGTGTAGGCAAGACAGCTATCGCCGAAGGACTAGCTCAAAGGATCCATCAAGGAGATATTCCCGATATTCTTGAAGAGAAACGAGTGCTTACTTTAGATATTGGGCTTCTGGTTGCAGGTACAAAATATAGAGGTGAGTTTGAAGAGCGCTTAAAAAAAATAATGGAAGAGATAAAAACAGCCGGTAATGTAATTCTAGTAATAGATGAAGTGCATACTCTTATAGGTGCAGGTGCTGCAGAAGGAGCAATAGATGCTGCAAATATTCTCAAACCTGCTCTTGCCAGAGGGGAGCTTCAGTGCATAGGTGCCACAACACTTGATGAATATAGAAAACATATAGAGAGGGATGCTGCGCTTGAAAGAAGATTCCAACCTGTAATGGTAGGAGAACCATCAATCGCAGATACCATTGAAATACTTAGGGGATTGAGAGAAAGATATGAACAGCATCACAGACTAAGGATTACCGATGAAGCACTAGAAGCTGCTGCAAACCTTGGGGACCGATATATTTCAGATAGATTCTTACCAGATAAAGCAATAGATTTAATAGATGAAGCGGGAAGTAGGGTTCGTCTTCTGAATTCAAAGTTACCTCCTGCGGCCAAAGAGGTAGACAAAGAGTTACGCAAAGTGCAAAAAGAGAAAGAAGAAGCTGTACGTAATCAAGACTTTACAAAAGCAGGGGAATTACGAGAGAAGGAAGTTGAACTTAGGGAAAAAATAAGAACTGTTCTTCAAACAAGTCGTCCAGAAGAAAATAAGAATTTGGAAAAGGAAGAAAAAGCTGAAAAAGAAAACAATTCAAACTCTGAAGCTATTAAAGAACAAGCAAAATCAGTTATCACTGGAACAAACTCATCACCAGTAGTTGATGAAGAAGATATAGCGCATATTGTCGCATCTTGGACAGGTGTACCAGTCCAAAAACTAACTGAAAGCGAATCGATCAAATTACTCAATATGGAGGACACTCTTCACCAGAGACTTATTGGTCAAGATGAAGCAGTTAAAGCCGTTTCAAAAGCAATCAGAAGAGCCAGAGTTGGACTCAAAAATCCAAACAGACCGATTGCTAGCTTCATATTTTCTGGTCCAACAGGAGTGGGCAAAACAGAGCTAACCAAAGCACTTGCGACTTATTTCTTTGGTAGTGAGGAAGCAATGATTAGACTAGATATGTCTGAGTTTATGGAAAGGCACACAGTTAGCAAGTTAATAGGGTCTCCTCCAGGGTATGTAGGTTTCAATGAAGGAGGTCAACTTACGGAGGCTGTGAGAAGAAGGCCTTATACTGTTGTGCTTTTTGATGAAATTGAAAAGGCACATCCAGATGTTTTCAACCTACTTCTACAATTACTTGAAGATGGAAGATTAACTGACTCAAAAGGAAGAACAGTTGATTTTAAAAATACACTCATAATAATGACATCAAATATTGGATCAAAAGTAATAGAAAAAGGAGGTGGAGGACTTGGCTTTGAATTTTCTGGAGAGAATGCTGAAGATAGCCAATACAATCGAATCAGGTCTCTTGTAAATGAAGAATTAAAGCAATATTTCAGGCCAGAATTCCTAAACAGATTAGACGAGATTATTGTTTTCCGACAACTAACTAGAGAAGAAGTCAAATCAATAGCTGAAATCATGTTGGAAGAGGTTTTCTCTCGGATAAAAGAAAAAGGTATCAACCTTCAAGTATCTGATAAGTTCAAGGAACGACTAGTAGAGGAAGGCTACAACCCTGCCTATGGAGCAAGACCCCTGAGGAGGGCTGTTATGCGTTTACTGGAAGACAGCCTTGCAGAAGAAGTATTATCAGGGCGAATAAAAGATGGTGACAATGCAATTGTTGATATAGATGATGAAAAGAAGGTCGTCGTAAAGCATCTTTCTACAAGCACAAATACTCCCGAACTTGCGAGTGCAGGAGTCTAA